One window from the genome of Mobula hypostoma unplaced genomic scaffold, sMobHyp1.1 scaffold_91, whole genome shotgun sequence encodes:
- the LOC134341734 gene encoding ubiquitin-conjugating enzyme E2 L3-like, translating to MGSAKRLNRELADIKASGKAFIRNLQADDNVFTWEGLILPQQPPYNKGAFRICIHYPSDYPFKPPKLTFKTQIYHPNVDEKGQVCLPIISVDNWKPATKIMQVIESLVQLIENPEPEHPLRTELAEEYSKDREKFQRNAEEHTRKYSEKRPLD from the exons ATGGGTTCGGCCAAGCGACTGAACCGG GAACTGGCGGACATCAAGGCATCGGGCAAGGCTTTCATCCGGAACCTGCAGGCCGACGACAATGTGTTCACCTGGGAGGGGCTGATCCTGCCG CAACAGCCCCCCTACAACAAGGGGGCTTTCCGGATTTGCATTCACTACCCCAGCGATTACCCGTTCAAGCCGCCCAAGCTAACGTTTAAGACACAAATTTACCACCCGAACGTAGATGAGAAGGGGCAAGTCTGTCTGCCAATCATCAGCGTGGACAACTGGAAACCTGCCACCAAGATCATGCAAG TTATCGAGTCCCTTGTCCAGCTGATCGAGAACCCGGAGCCGGAGCACCCGCTGAGGACGGAACTTGCCGAGGAATACAGCAAGGAccgggagaagttccagaggaacGCCGAGGAACACACCAGGAAGTACAGCGAGAAGCGGCCGCTGGATTGA